A window of Photobacterium toruni genomic DNA:
ATTGATGTGATTGTCGATCATTTTGGGATTGTCGTCATTGATAACGGTATGGGGGTATCTGATGAAGATAAACAGCGTATTCGAGAACCCATGTTTCGTGCTGATCGTAGTCGTACACATCAAGGATTTGGTTTAGGATTATCATTAGTTGAGGCGATAGTTATTCGTCATAATGGTCAATTGGTTTTTAGTGATAATAATCCAGGGTTACGATCACGATTATATTTACCGCTCGCGTCTGAATTGGCAACAAAGAACGATAAAGTATAACGAAAGATCATCTTCATCAAAAAAGCCCAATCGATAGTCGGTTGGGCTTTTTCTTAGTAATACATTTTTGAGTCTTGAGTAATAATGAATGAGATCGGTTAGTTATTAACTATTAATAGCGTTAAATTTGTCTTTGCGTTCATTAAAACGTGATACCAAATCATCAATACCATCTTGGCAATAAGGCTTTAAGCCACTCATTACCATACGCTTACTGCCTGTACCTACAATTTCACCATTTTCTTTAAAACAGAAATGGAGGGTAACATTACCTCGCTTGCCTTCCACTTCAATAATAGAATCGGTTAGCTCAACAGTGGGTGCAGTAAGGTCTAAACGAGTGAAATCAAGTTCCATACATTCATAGATCACCAATGGGCGTGTTGGGTTGATCATGATGTCTTTGGATTTCATTAATGGAACCATGATGTGAGGAAAGTTCATTCCTGAAAATTGCACATAGTTTTTAGTTACTTGTGAAATTAGTACTTCATCATTTGTTGTTTCGCCACTGCGAGTGACATCCATGTATACTTTACCCTTACAGTCGACCACTGAGAGCTCTGTAGGGGATTTTATATCTATAAGTAGGCAGCTTGATTCATTGATCATGCCTGCAAATTCGAAGCGCATCTTTTGGCTTAGACCAACATTAGCTAACAAAACCGAAAATAGCAGATCGCCAGGTACACAAAAACGCTTGTTATCTTCATCGTGAATAGGGTTAAAGTCACCGGCTACACGTTTTGCAAAATGACTTGCTTGTGCACGAGTAAAAGATAATTCACCGCTGTTATCTGAATAATATGAATCTAAAAACATGTTTACTTATAATACCTAAAAATAAGACTGCCGCTATTCTACAACATAACTATCACTTTAATGGTCTAGCCAGATGATATTAATATAAATACGGATATTGATGAAATATGAGCTAATATTGGAGGGAATAAAAAAGCCCAGCAAATATTGCTAGGCTAATTTATATCAAGAGATATTTTATTGGCTATAAGCGTATATCGAGAGGGATAACAGTCACTTTATCGCCAATATAAGCGTGCTCTTGCTGTGGGGGAATTTCTATCAGACAATTAGCTTCACTCATTGAGCGTAAAATTCCTGAGCCTTGTGAACCGACCGTTTTTACCGTAAGGCGGCCATTGGCATCCCAATTAAAATAACCGCGTAAATATTCAGTACGACCAATACGAGAACGTAGAGATTCTGTCGCAATAGCAGTATATGTTTGGGGTTGCCAATTTTGATAACCTTGTTGTTTACGAATAGCGGGTTCTACAAACTGTAAGAATGTCACCATAACGGCAACTGGATTTCCCGGTAAACCAAAAAATGGTACATCACTAATATGACCAAAGGCTAAAGGACGACCGGGGCGCATATTGATACGCCAGAAATTAATATGTCCAAGTTTATCCAGTACGGTTTTGATGTAATCGGCATCACCAACAGAAACACCGCCAGAAGATAGAATCATATCGGCTTGTTGGCTGGCTTGGTGTAATGTCGCTTCAAGTACTGATTCACTGTCTTCAATAATACCTAAATCAACGACTTCACAACCTAAACGAGTCAGTAATGCGAATAAGCTATAGCGATTGGAGTCATAAATACAGTTTTGTCGCTGTGCTTCGCCGGGGGCTTGTACTTCATCACCGGTAGAGAAAATTGCCACACGAAGAGGAGTATTGATAGTTATTTCATTAAGCCCAAGTGATGCAACCATGCCTAGCTCTGGTGCTGTGATTACTTGTCCTTTTGCGACGGCAACGTGATTAAGAGCTAGATCTTCGCCTGCTAAACGGACATTTTGACCCGCTTTAATAGCACCCATAGCAAGGTTGAACGTGACAGTGTCACCATCTTGATGTGCTTGTTCTCGCATAATCACGGTATCAGCACCTTGAGGAACAGGCGCACCTGTCATAATTCGAACCGCTTCACCCGTTTGTAATGGGTGAGGGTAATGATGCCCCGCGAGTACTTGTCCGACAACGGTATAGCTATTTAGATTAATATCTTGGCTGCGAATAGCATAACCATCCATCGCTGAATTAGTGTGTTGTGGTACGTTAACTGGTGACAGGATATCAGTATGTACGATTTGACCAAGAGCCTGTTTTAGTTCAACAGTTTGTGGATTATCAATAGTTTTTATGTGAGTAAGAATACGTTGACGGCCTTGCTCAACAGATAACATACCTTGTAGCGGTATATCATCACCACGCGCTACTTTTAGCTGAGGCTGTTGTGACTGACGACTGAATTGAACCACAAAATCGGTTAATTGGTCGATATCATTAATACTTATCTGCGGTAAGGTTGTTTCTGCCTTAGTATCACTTGCAACGGCAATAATATTGATATCGTCCTGATATAGCCATGGTTTGTTAATAATTTGACGATGCAACTCGATTTTGGGGAAATTAAGCGTCTTAAAACCTTCAACTAAAATCAGATCAAGCTGAGTTTGATCTAATTGAGTGATTAAATAGGGTAAGGTTGCTTCTGCTGTAGGAGTCTCACTGATTAAGGCACGGCGGTAGCGAGAGGAAATAAGCATTTGGCTCGCGCCAGCTTTGCGTAATCGGTAGCTATCTTTACCTGGTTCATCCAGATCAAAATCATGGTGAGCGTGTTTTATAACAGCGACGCGAAGACCACGTTCAACTAATTTTGGTAGCATCGCTTCAAGCAACGTTGTTTTACCTGTACCACTAAATGCTGCAAAGCCTAATAATGGTACAGAGGCGTTAATTTGATTCATGGAGTACTCCAAATTGCGATAATTCCTCAGGGGTGTTGAGGTTAATAAATGCATCGGTTTGGTCACTGAAATCAACCGTGATCATATTACATTGACGATAAAGCAATATGATCTTGCGATCGCCATTAGCTAAGAAAGTTTCTAATTTAGGTAAAATACGACGATGAAGTAGTGTTACAACTGGCTGAATGTAATCACCATTATGAGCGACAGCTATATCTGTATCGGGTTGGCATGCCGCAGCCATACGAGAAACCAAATCATGGGGAAGTTGCGGGCAATCACAAGGTACAAAGCCAATCCACTCACTATCTATGTGATGCAACGCGGCATGCATACCACCGAGTGGACCTGGGTAGTTTTCAATGCTATCACCAAAAACATCACCATATTGGCGATAAATATTCTGGTTACGGTTGGCATTAATACTGATATGAGAGGTTTGAGGGGTCAGGGTGTCAATAACATGTTGAATAAAAGGTTGACCTGCAAGTTCTATCAGGCCTTTATCATTGCCTCCCATTCGGCTGGCTTGACCACCCGCTAAAATGACCCAATGGGTTTGTTCAGGCGTAGGCATAATTATCCTTATTGTTTTTTATATCTGTAACGAGTTGGAGATCGGCTCGTTCAATTAATTGGGTGTCATTGATTGTCCATTGACGACGACAAAGTGCAGTAAGTGCATTTTGCTGGTGGCTAGTGATCACTAAACTGGTGCCACGTGACAATAAATCTTCCGCTAAAATAACTTGGCGATTAATGGATTCTTGATCCATGCTGGCACTGGATTCATCCATTAATAATACGCTAGGTTTAAGTACCCATGCACGTGCCATTGCGACGCGTTGGCGTTCACCACCAGATAACACTGAGACGTGTTCATTTGCTAAGGTTTCAAGTCCAACCATACGTAATGCATTAATCGCTTCATTTCGACGTTTTTGACGATCTTTAATCGCAAATCTTAACCCGTAGCATACATTATTAAATACAGTAGCATCAAACATATACGGTGTTTGATGTAAATAGATAATACTCCCTTCATAGTGTCCACTAAAGAGACGTTTAAAAAAAGAATACTGATGAATGTTAATACTACCTGTCGTCGGTTTTTGTAGTCCTGCTAATACTTTTAGTAAGGTTGTTTTACCCACGCCGTTGTCGCCTGTTAAATAGACCGCATCTCGAGGTGCTAAATTAAGCTGTGGAATATGGAATAATAATCGGTTTTTAAAACGAACAGAGAGGTCGAGTGCCTGAATGGAAGCATGAGTCATAAAAAGGCCTCGGTTAGTTAGTTCGCAAGTGGGCTTTGCCACGAGAGATAGATAAAATAAAGTTTAGACCTAAGGCTAAAATAAGTAACACCATCCCTAAAGCGACCCCTTGAGCAAAGGCACCTTTAGAGCTTTCAAGGGCAATCGCTGTTGGAATATTTCGTGTTGAATTTAAAATATTACCACCGACCATCATTGAACAACCGACTTCAGTGATCACTCGGCTAAAAGAAGCGACCACCGCTGCAAGTAATGGAAATCGGCTCTCCCACATTAAACTAAGTAGAGCTCTTGGGTAGCTAGAACCTAATGTTAGGGCGGTTTCCCAAGCACGACGATCGCTATTTTGAAATGCTGCATGCATCATTGATATTAGTAGCGGAAAACAGATCAGCACTTGACCTAATATCATCGCTTTTTGAGTAAAGAGCATTTGCCAATCCCCCAGAGGACCCGCTCGAGAAAGTAACATATAAAGCAGTAGGCCTATTACTACTGTTGGTACAGATTGTAATGTGTTAATTAAAGAGAGAGTTAACCAGCGTCCAGGAAATTTACCGTAAGCTAAAGCAAAAGCGATCAGTAGTGAGGGGATGATAACTAATGCAATGGCTAAGATTGATACGGAAAATGACACGCCAACAATGCTCCAGAGTGCGCTATCGCCGCTAAAAAGAAGTTGGGTCGCTTGTTGAGTTGTGTGCCAAATATTCATGGTGGTGTATGTTCTAACCTAAAAAATATGCTGGTGGTGTTATCTTTTATGCTAATAAACATCCACCAGCAAAGTGTTATATTAAATTAAGCGTTTATTTTTATTGTATTTTTGCGTCAGCAACGAATAATTGTTTGCCATGACGTTGGTAATTATTAATAAGTTTTTGTGCTTTAGGGTTAACCAACCAATCACTGAATGTTTTAGCACCTTGGTAGTTAAGATCAGGGTAGCGGCTAGGGTTAATCAAAATCACTTGGTAAGGGTTAAATAGACGTTTATCACCTTCGACCATGATTTCAAGATCAAGCTTGGTTTCGTAGGCTAACCATGTACCACGATCTGTTAATGTGTAAGCTTGTAGCTCTGACGCCATGTTTAGCGTTGGACCCATACCTTGACCGACAGCTTTATAACCACCGAAATTAGGCTCCATTTTTGTTTGAGCCCAAATGTTCAATTCTTTTTTGTTCGTGCCTGAATCATCACCACGAGAGATGAATGTAGCATTATCTGCGGCAATTTCTTTTAATGCGTGTGCAACATCGTTATCACCTTTAATTTTAGCTGGATCATTTTTAGGGCCAACTAAAACGAAATCGTTGTACATCAAATTACGCGGTAAAACGCCATAACCTTTTTCAACAAATAGGGCTTCTGATTGAGGTGCGTGAGTCATGACTAAATCAACATCACCGTGTTCACCCATACGTAATGCTTTACCTGTTCCTGCGGCTAACACCTCGACGGTATAGCCAGTGTCTTTAGTAAATGCAGGCAATAAATAATCTAGCAATCCTGAATGATAGGTACTGGTCGTGGTGGCTAAACGTACGGTTTTGTTCATAGTTGTTTCTGATGTTGCATAAGCCATTGTTGCTGATGCGCAGCCGAGAATAACTAAAGTTGTTTTTAATAAGTTCATCAACATTCCTGATCGATTGGTTTACATTAAAAAGTGTTGAGATGATAAGTCATCCGTTTTTGGCGCTGAATATATGCGGCAAAATGACCCATCTCATGGTAATAAATAGCGCTGCTCAGCTATAAGCAAATAAAGTGCCATCTTTTTTATGTTGATGAAAAGGGTTAATTATGTGATTTTGGTATCATATATTACTTAAAAGAGGTTAAAGGTAACCGAAATTATACTAAATGATAAAACTATTTTGACTTAATGATTCATAGTGAGACAAAATGTCGCAAATTTTACTTTGGTTAAAATGTCTCTTTATTTATGTCTGATTTTAGTTTGTCTTCATCTTGGACGGCGGTTTCTGTATTAGTGGTTGATGATGAACCAGGAATGCGCACGATTTTAAAGAAAGCGTTAAGTAAAAAATTTGCTCAAGTAGATACTGCTGGAAGTATTGAAGAAGCTGAAGAAATTCGTAAACGTTGCCATTTTGATTTGTTAATTGTTGATATTAACTTACCCGGTCGTTCAGGGATTGAATGGCATGAAGCTTTTGATCCAACAACACGTCGTAGTGATGTGATATTTATGACGGGCTATGCTGATTTAGAAATGGCAATTCAAGCCTTACGTGCAGGCGCCTCGGACTTTATTCTAAAACCATTTAATCTTGATCAAATGATGCAATCGGTCAATCGGTGTATTGAACGCAGGCTAGTGGAACGCCAAAATTTCGCACTGCAACGTGATGTTGAGCGTAGCTACCCTGTAAACATTATTGGTGATGCTCCCGCGACACAGCAAATGAAAAAGCTGATTGCACAAGTTGCACCGTCTATTGCTGCAGTGTTAGTGGAAGGTGAATCAGGAACAGGTAAAGAGCTAGTCGCACGCGCATTGCATCAGTTAAGTAAGCGTACAGGACCTTTTGTTCCAATTAACTGTGGTGCTATTGCGCCTGAACTTTTAGAAAGTGAGCTGTTTGGTCATGTATCAGGGGCATTTACAGGCGCAAAGAAAAGTCGCGAAGGTCTGTTTCGAGTGGCTAATAATGGCACATTGTTTTTAGA
This region includes:
- a CDS encoding DUF3581 domain-containing protein, with the protein product MFLDSYYSDNSGELSFTRAQASHFAKRVAGDFNPIHDEDNKRFCVPGDLLFSVLLANVGLSQKMRFEFAGMINESSCLLIDIKSPTELSVVDCKGKVYMDVTRSGETTNDEVLISQVTKNYVQFSGMNFPHIMVPLMKSKDIMINPTRPLVIYECMELDFTRLDLTAPTVELTDSIIEVEGKRGNVTLHFCFKENGEIVGTGSKRMVMSGLKPYCQDGIDDLVSRFNERKDKFNAINS
- a CDS encoding bifunctional molybdopterin-guanine dinucleotide biosynthesis adaptor protein MobB/molybdopterin molybdotransferase MoeA; amino-acid sequence: MNQINASVPLLGFAAFSGTGKTTLLEAMLPKLVERGLRVAVIKHAHHDFDLDEPGKDSYRLRKAGASQMLISSRYRRALISETPTAEATLPYLITQLDQTQLDLILVEGFKTLNFPKIELHRQIINKPWLYQDDINIIAVASDTKAETTLPQISINDIDQLTDFVVQFSRQSQQPQLKVARGDDIPLQGMLSVEQGRQRILTHIKTIDNPQTVELKQALGQIVHTDILSPVNVPQHTNSAMDGYAIRSQDINLNSYTVVGQVLAGHHYPHPLQTGEAVRIMTGAPVPQGADTVIMREQAHQDGDTVTFNLAMGAIKAGQNVRLAGEDLALNHVAVAKGQVITAPELGMVASLGLNEITINTPLRVAIFSTGDEVQAPGEAQRQNCIYDSNRYSLFALLTRLGCEVVDLGIIEDSESVLEATLHQASQQADMILSSGGVSVGDADYIKTVLDKLGHINFWRINMRPGRPLAFGHISDVPFFGLPGNPVAVMVTFLQFVEPAIRKQQGYQNWQPQTYTAIATESLRSRIGRTEYLRGYFNWDANGRLTVKTVGSQGSGILRSMSEANCLIEIPPQQEHAYIGDKVTVIPLDIRL
- the mobA gene encoding molybdenum cofactor guanylyltransferase MobA, coding for MPTPEQTHWVILAGGQASRMGGNDKGLIELAGQPFIQHVIDTLTPQTSHISINANRNQNIYRQYGDVFGDSIENYPGPLGGMHAALHHIDSEWIGFVPCDCPQLPHDLVSRMAAACQPDTDIAVAHNGDYIQPVVTLLHRRILPKLETFLANGDRKIILLYRQCNMITVDFSDQTDAFINLNTPEELSQFGVLHESN
- a CDS encoding ABC transporter ATP-binding protein, translated to MTHASIQALDLSVRFKNRLLFHIPQLNLAPRDAVYLTGDNGVGKTTLLKVLAGLQKPTTGSINIHQYSFFKRLFSGHYEGSIIYLHQTPYMFDATVFNNVCYGLRFAIKDRQKRRNEAINALRMVGLETLANEHVSVLSGGERQRVAMARAWVLKPSVLLMDESSASMDQESINRQVILAEDLLSRGTSLVITSHQQNALTALCRRQWTINDTQLIERADLQLVTDIKNNKDNYAYA
- a CDS encoding ABC transporter permease; its protein translation is MNIWHTTQQATQLLFSGDSALWSIVGVSFSVSILAIALVIIPSLLIAFALAYGKFPGRWLTLSLINTLQSVPTVVIGLLLYMLLSRAGPLGDWQMLFTQKAMILGQVLICFPLLISMMHAAFQNSDRRAWETALTLGSSYPRALLSLMWESRFPLLAAVVASFSRVITEVGCSMMVGGNILNSTRNIPTAIALESSKGAFAQGVALGMVLLILALGLNFILSISRGKAHLRTN
- a CDS encoding substrate-binding domain-containing protein, translating into MAYATSETTMNKTVRLATTTSTYHSGLLDYLLPAFTKDTGYTVEVLAAGTGKALRMGEHGDVDLVMTHAPQSEALFVEKGYGVLPRNLMYNDFVLVGPKNDPAKIKGDNDVAHALKEIAADNATFISRGDDSGTNKKELNIWAQTKMEPNFGGYKAVGQGMGPTLNMASELQAYTLTDRGTWLAYETKLDLEIMVEGDKRLFNPYQVILINPSRYPDLNYQGAKTFSDWLVNPKAQKLINNYQRHGKQLFVADAKIQ
- a CDS encoding sigma-54-dependent transcriptional regulator is translated as MSDFSLSSSWTAVSVLVVDDEPGMRTILKKALSKKFAQVDTAGSIEEAEEIRKRCHFDLLIVDINLPGRSGIEWHEAFDPTTRRSDVIFMTGYADLEMAIQALRAGASDFILKPFNLDQMMQSVNRCIERRLVERQNFALQRDVERSYPVNIIGDAPATQQMKKLIAQVAPSIAAVLVEGESGTGKELVARALHQLSKRTGPFVPINCGAIAPELLESELFGHVSGAFTGAKKSREGLFRVANNGTLFLDEIGEMPLAMQSSLLRALEQKAIRPVGSEREIQIDVRIVAATNRNLKLEVEEGRFRRDLYYRLNVLTIDLPSLRERVEDIPSLTHHFTQQLSKDLGMKTISWTHEDILAMQAYSWPGNIRELRNMMERCILLGKPPADYWRELQGDALPIVMASEQGITGEALELNSGHLQRPCQCNDDGEDQYCYPVTWTLKEVEKAHIMQVVDASEGNKSAAARQLGVARKTLERKYKEWTEELL